From the genome of Flavobacterium ovatum, one region includes:
- a CDS encoding family 16 glycoside hydrolase has product MKNILFLFLITFTNMHSQTVDVNKLISKAKLVFEDNFNRNEKEETIEDLGLGWRTNSKTRAGGHKQADLRDGKLFIEMYKEADHSTSILHSAPFDDGIVKVKFQMLNPKGFKLNFNDPKAKELSHAGHICQVSITPNKIGVTDQITGVFGMDIYNKRKDGVDKKLIQELLKDKSKTFKTNLELNHWYEITIVIQQETISVFIDNQFVGELKSAGFDHKEKENIALSLASSSSEFDDLRIWSLD; this is encoded by the coding sequence ATGAAAAATATCCTTTTCCTTTTTTTAATAACCTTTACAAATATGCATTCTCAAACGGTAGATGTGAACAAATTAATTTCTAAAGCAAAACTCGTTTTTGAAGATAATTTTAATCGAAATGAAAAAGAGGAAACAATAGAAGATTTAGGATTAGGATGGCGAACCAATAGCAAAACTAGAGCTGGCGGACACAAACAAGCGGACTTGAGGGATGGAAAACTCTTTATCGAAATGTATAAAGAGGCCGATCATAGCACCTCTATTTTACACTCAGCACCTTTTGATGATGGGATTGTAAAAGTGAAATTCCAGATGTTGAATCCAAAAGGTTTTAAACTCAATTTTAATGACCCAAAAGCAAAAGAACTTTCTCATGCGGGACATATTTGTCAAGTGAGTATTACGCCAAATAAAATTGGGGTAACAGATCAAATAACTGGAGTTTTTGGCATGGATATTTACAATAAAAGGAAAGATGGCGTTGATAAAAAACTGATTCAAGAATTATTAAAAGATAAGTCTAAAACGTTTAAAACCAATTTAGAACTGAATCATTGGTACGAAATCACGATTGTTATACAACAAGAAACAATATCTGTATTTATTGACAACCAATTTGTAGGCGAATTGAAATCAGCAGGTTTTGACCATAAAGAAAAAGAAAATATTGCCTTATCATTAGCATCCTCCAGCTCAGAATTTGATGACCTTAGAATTTGGTCATTGGATTAA